A stretch of Castanea sativa cultivar Marrone di Chiusa Pesio chromosome 2, ASM4071231v1 DNA encodes these proteins:
- the LOC142624930 gene encoding 3-ketoacyl-CoA thiolase 2, peroxisomal-like — protein MGVGPAIAISTAVKAASLELDDIDLFEINVKFATMQAFASQFGACPNKLELDPEKVNVNGGATGARCVATLLHEMKHCGKDYCFGVISMCLGTLSPFSVCK, from the exons ATGGGTGTCGGCCCAGCCATTGCAATTTCAACTGCTGTCAAGGCTGCCAGTTTAGAGCTTGATGATATTGACCTTTTTGAGATTAATGT GAAATTTGCAACTATGCAAGCATTTGCATCCCAATTTGGAGCTTGTCCTAACAAGCTGGAACTTGATCCAGAAAAAGTCAATGTGAATGGAGGTGCTACAG GCGCTCGCTGTGTTGCTACTCTATTGCATGAGATGAAGCATTGTGGAAAAGACTACTGCTTTGGAGTGATATCAATGTGCTTAGGTACTCTATCTCCCTTCTCTGTGTGTAAATGa